Proteins encoded together in one Quercus lobata isolate SW786 chromosome 3, ValleyOak3.0 Primary Assembly, whole genome shotgun sequence window:
- the LOC115980252 gene encoding putative pentatricopeptide repeat-containing protein At1g12700, mitochondrial, translating into MGTLLRSSHTCFRSYCYSTLTAAAATTSIASAKKNPNHNQSQNQFLKPVRDQCKSRSFRNVDHALDVFDKMLHTRPLPSIYDFNHVLGVIARMKHYPVVISLIKRIKSFGVSPDVYTLNVLINCFCQLNHLDFGFSVLATILKLGYHPDSITLNTLVKGLCGLLEEASEIFEKMDGSGCSPDDRTYNTIIQGLLQHNETSKAIKYLEIMVDKGFSADTTVASKLFDLLSSNQVDKNIQEFLQKPK; encoded by the coding sequence ATGGGTACGCTTCTTCGTTCTTCGCACACTTGTTTTCGTTCTTATTGTTATTCTACGCTTACTGCTGCTGCTGCTACTACTAGTATTGCTAGTGCTAAAAAAAACCCGAATCACAATCAGAGTCAAAATCAATTCTTGAAACCTGTTAGAGATCAGTGCAAATCTAGAAGCTTTAGGAATGTTGATCATGCCTTAGacgtgtttgataaaatgcttcaCACGCGCCCTTTGCCTTCCATTTACGATTTTAATCACGTGTTGGGTGTCATTGCAAGAATGAAGCATTACCCAGTAGTCATTTCTCTAATTAAACGAATCAAATCATTCGGAGTCTCTCCCGATGTTTATACTCTCAATGTTTTGATTAACTGCTTCTGCCAATTGAACCATCTAGATTTTGGGTTTTCTGTTTTGGcaacaattttgaaacttggttaTCACCCAGACTCTATTACTCTAAACACCCTTGTGAAGGGTCTCTGTGGACTGCTAGAAGAAGCAAGTGAGatatttgagaaaatggatggaAGCGGTTGTTCACCTGATGATCGCACATATAACACAATAATCCAAGGGTTACTGCAACATAATGAGACATCAAAGGCAATtaaatatcttgaaataatGGTTGACAAGGGTTTTTCAGCAGATACGACAGTTGCAAGCAAGTTGTTTGACTTGCTGTCATCTAATCAAGTAGATAAGAACATTCAAGAATTTCTCCAGAAGCCTAAGTGA
- the LOC115982078 gene encoding 60S acidic ribosomal protein P2-like: protein MAKYYDIDDVITDEEIVAVIFQKAASGLGIDPSSETDCANILLRGYFGWNSLCALQVLNQVFPKVPSKFAVAAAPVAAAASGGAPTAVAKEEEKKEEPVEESDDDMGFSLFD, encoded by the exons ATGGCAAAATAttatgacattgatgatgttATTACAGATGAAGAG ATTGTTGCAGTTATATTCCAAAAGGCAGCATCTGGATTGGGAATTGATCCCAGTTCTGAAACAGACTGT GCAAACATATTGTTGCGAGGCTACTTTGGGTGGAATTCACTATGTGCTCTCCAGGTCCTCAATCAAGTTTTTCCAAAG GTTCCTAGCAAGTTTGCTGTTGCCGCTGCCCCTGTTGCAGCAGCTGCTTCTGGTGGTGCCCCTACCGCTGTTGCAaaggaggaagagaagaaggaagagccTGTTGAAGAGTCTGATGATGACATgggttttagtttatttgacTAA
- the LOC115980253 gene encoding putative receptor-like protein kinase At3g47110 gives MGKLPFEVGNLKNINEMDISNNNLSGEIPTSIGNCSILEYLYLQGNSFQGAIPSSMASLKGGFGSVYKGFIHLEERTIAVKVLNLQQKGASKSFMVECNALRNIRHRNLVKILTCCCSMDYNGNQFKALVFEFMTNGSLDFWLHQRLDNENQSRNLSLLQRLNVAIDVAFVIDYLHNHSMQPIIHCDLKPSKFLLDNDMVAHVSDFGLARLLPITNDSSEKQTNTIGIKGSIGYVVQGNFF, from the exons ATGGGCAAACTACCATTTGAAGTAggtaatttgaaaaatatcaatgaaatggaTATCTCTAACAATAATTTGTCTGGTGAAATTCCTACATCTATAGGAAATTGTTCGATCTTGGAATATCTTTATCTACAAGGGAATTCCTTTCAAGGAGCCATACCATCATCTATGGCTTCTTTGAAAG GCGGTTTTGGCTCTGTATACAAAGGATTTATTCATCTGGAAGAAAGAACAATTGCTGTAAAGGTCCTTAATCTTCAACAAAAGGGTGCTTCCAAGAGCTTTATGGTTGAATGTAATGCCTTAAGAAATATCCGGCATAGAAATCTTGTTAAGATATTAACTTGTTGCTGTAGCATGGATTACAATGGGAATCAATTCAAAGCTCTAGTATTTGAGTTCATGACAAATGGAAGCTTAGATTTTTGGCTTCATCAAAGACTAGACAATGAAAACCAATCAAGGAACTTGAGCCTTCTTCAAAGACTAAATGTTGCAATTGATGTGGCTTTTGTAATAGATTATCTTCACAACCATTCCATGCAACCAATCATTCATTGTGATTTAAAACCAAGCAAATTTCTTCTAGACAATGACATGGTTGCTCATGTAAGCGATTTTGGTTTAGCAAGGCTCCTCCCAATCACCAATGATTCTTCAGAAAAGCAAACTAATACAATTGGGATAAAGGGATCAATTGGTTACGTTGTTCAAGGTAACTTCTTTTGA
- the LOC115982076 gene encoding putative pentatricopeptide repeat-containing protein At1g12700, mitochondrial isoform X2, which produces MGTLLRSSHTCFRSYCYSTLTAATTTSIASAKKNPNHNQSQNQFLKPVRDQCKSRSFRNVDDALDLFDKMLHTRPLPSIADFNHVLGGIARMKHYPVVISLIKRIKSFGISPDVYTLNILINCFCHWNRLGFGFSVLATILKLGYYPDSVTLNTLVKGLCLQGNIAGAVKLVEDMEKKGYQPDAFTCGTILNALCKIGKADMALGLLRKLEEGDFELNLAAYNTIIDSLCKDRWREATTLLNKMAQRKIVPGVWTFNILVDAFCKEGMLIEAKKVFDKMIQRGIEPDVVSYSSLIDGYCLQNKLKDAIEALNMMVERGCSPNVVSYSTLINGFCKNKRIDEAMNLFNEMSNKGVTPNVVTYNTLIGGFCRVERHKAALELFHKMQACGQLPDPQTYAVLLDGLCKNGLVVEAIKVFLEMEDKTLGNYIVIYNILIDGLCNVQNLEVARELFYSLPAKGLQPNVRTYNIMLKGLCKEGLLEEASEIFEKMDGSGCSPDDCTYNTIIQGLLQHNETSKAIKYLEIMVDKGFSANATVASKFFDLMSSNQVDKDIQEFLQKPK; this is translated from the exons ATGGGTACGCTTCTTCGTTCTTCGCACACTTGTTTTCGTTCTTATTGTTATTCTACGCTTACTGCTGCTACTACTACTAGTATTGCTAGTGCTAAAAAAAACCCGAATCACAATCAGAGTCAAAATCAATTCTTGAAACCTGTTAGAGATCAGTGCAAATCTAGAAGCTTTAGGAATGTTGATGATGCCTTAGAcctgtttgataaaatgcttcaCACGCGCCCTTTGCCTTCCATTGCCGATTTTAATCACGTTTTGGGTGGCATTGCAAGAATGAAGCATTACCCAGTAGTCATTTCTCTAATTAAACGAATCAAATCATTTGGAATCTCTCCCGATGTTTATACTCTTAATATTTTGATTAACTGCTTCTGCCATTGGAACCGtctaggttttgggttttctgTCTTGGCTacaattttgaaacttggttaTTACCCAGACTCTGTTACTCTAAACACCCTTGTGAAGGGTCTCTGTCTTCAAGGTAACATTGCTGGAGCTGTGAAGTTGGTAGAAGATATGGAGAAGAAAGGGTATCAACCTGATGCATTTACTTGTGGAACGATACTAAATGCTCTGTGTAAGATTGGTAAGGCTGATATGGCTCTTGGGTTGCTCAGGAAATTGGAAGAAGGAGATTTTGAGCTTAATCTGGCAGCGTATAACACAATCATTGACAGTTTGTGTAAGGATAG GTGGAGAGAGGCTACTACTTTGTTGAACAAGATGGCACAGAGGAAGATCGTGCCAGGTGTGTGGACCTTCAACATATTGGTGGACGCATTTTGCAAAGAGGGGATGTTGATAGAGgcaaaaaaagtttttgataaGATGATTCAAAGAGGTATTGAGCCTGACGTAGTCTCTTATAGTTCTTTAATTGATGGATACTGTTTGCAAAATAAATTGAAGGATGCCATCGAAGCATTGAACATGATGGTTGAGAGGGGTTGTTCACCTAATGTTGTTAGCTATAGCACATTGATTAAtggattttgtaaaaataaaagaattgatgAGGCAATGAATCTCTTTAATGAAATGTCCAACAAGGGAGTAACTCCTAATGTTGTGACTTACAACACTCTTATAGGTGGGTTTTGTCGAGTGGAGAGACATAAGGCTGCTCTAGAGCTATTCCATAAAATGCAAGCTTGTGGCCAACTTCCAGATCCCCAAACTTATGCTGTCTTGTTGGACGGCCTGTGTAAGAATGGATTAGTTGTTGAGGCAATAAAAGTGTTTCTTGAGATGGAAGACAAAACGTTGGGCAATTATATTGTGATTTACAACATTTTGATTGATGGTTTGTGTAATGTTCAGAATCTTGAAGTTGCAAGAGAACTCTTTTATAGTCTACCTGCAAAAGGATTGCAACCCAATGTTCGAACTTACAACATAATGCTCAAAGGGCTTTGCAAAGAGGGATTGCTAGAAGAAGCAAGTGAGatatttgagaaaatggatgggAGTGGTTGTTCACCTGACGATTGCACATATAACACAATAATCCAAGGGTTACTGCAACATAATGAGACATCAAAGGCAATtaaatatcttgaaataatGGTTGATAAGGGTTTTTCAGCAAATGCGACAGTTGCAAGCAAGTTTTTTGACTTGATGTCATCTAATCAAGTAGATAAGGACATTCAAGAATTTCTCCAGAAGCCTAAGTGA
- the LOC115982076 gene encoding putative pentatricopeptide repeat-containing protein At1g12700, mitochondrial isoform X1 codes for MGTLLRSSHTCFRSYCYSTLTAATTTSIASAKKNPNHNQSQNQFLKPVRDQCKSRSFRNVDDALDLFDKMLHTRPLPSIADFNHVLGGIARMKHYPVVISLIKRIKSFGISPDVYTLNILINCFCHWNRLGFGFSVLATILKLGYYPDSVTLNTLVKGLCLQGNIAGAVKLVEDMEKKGYQPDAFTCGTILNALCKIGKADMALGLLRKLEEGDFELNLAAYNTIIDSLCKDRLVTEALNFLTEMMSEGIQPDLFTYNSLIQGLCNCGRWREATTLLNKMAQRKIVPGVWTFNILVDAFCKEGMLIEAKKVFDKMIQRGIEPDVVSYSSLIDGYCLQNKLKDAIEALNMMVERGCSPNVVSYSTLINGFCKNKRIDEAMNLFNEMSNKGVTPNVVTYNTLIGGFCRVERHKAALELFHKMQACGQLPDPQTYAVLLDGLCKNGLVVEAIKVFLEMEDKTLGNYIVIYNILIDGLCNVQNLEVARELFYSLPAKGLQPNVRTYNIMLKGLCKEGLLEEASEIFEKMDGSGCSPDDCTYNTIIQGLLQHNETSKAIKYLEIMVDKGFSANATVASKFFDLMSSNQVDKDIQEFLQKPK; via the coding sequence ATGGGTACGCTTCTTCGTTCTTCGCACACTTGTTTTCGTTCTTATTGTTATTCTACGCTTACTGCTGCTACTACTACTAGTATTGCTAGTGCTAAAAAAAACCCGAATCACAATCAGAGTCAAAATCAATTCTTGAAACCTGTTAGAGATCAGTGCAAATCTAGAAGCTTTAGGAATGTTGATGATGCCTTAGAcctgtttgataaaatgcttcaCACGCGCCCTTTGCCTTCCATTGCCGATTTTAATCACGTTTTGGGTGGCATTGCAAGAATGAAGCATTACCCAGTAGTCATTTCTCTAATTAAACGAATCAAATCATTTGGAATCTCTCCCGATGTTTATACTCTTAATATTTTGATTAACTGCTTCTGCCATTGGAACCGtctaggttttgggttttctgTCTTGGCTacaattttgaaacttggttaTTACCCAGACTCTGTTACTCTAAACACCCTTGTGAAGGGTCTCTGTCTTCAAGGTAACATTGCTGGAGCTGTGAAGTTGGTAGAAGATATGGAGAAGAAAGGGTATCAACCTGATGCATTTACTTGTGGAACGATACTAAATGCTCTGTGTAAGATTGGTAAGGCTGATATGGCTCTTGGGTTGCTCAGGAAATTGGAAGAAGGAGATTTTGAGCTTAATCTGGCAGCGTATAACACAATCATTGACAGTTTGTGTAAGGATAGGTTGGTAACTGAGGCCTTGAACTTTTTGACTGAAATGATGAGTGAAGGCATTCAGCCAGACCTTTTCACTTACAATTCCTTAATTCAAGGCCTATGCAATTGCGGCAGGTGGAGAGAGGCTACTACTTTGTTGAACAAGATGGCACAGAGGAAGATCGTGCCAGGTGTGTGGACCTTCAACATATTGGTGGACGCATTTTGCAAAGAGGGGATGTTGATAGAGgcaaaaaaagtttttgataaGATGATTCAAAGAGGTATTGAGCCTGACGTAGTCTCTTATAGTTCTTTAATTGATGGATACTGTTTGCAAAATAAATTGAAGGATGCCATCGAAGCATTGAACATGATGGTTGAGAGGGGTTGTTCACCTAATGTTGTTAGCTATAGCACATTGATTAAtggattttgtaaaaataaaagaattgatgAGGCAATGAATCTCTTTAATGAAATGTCCAACAAGGGAGTAACTCCTAATGTTGTGACTTACAACACTCTTATAGGTGGGTTTTGTCGAGTGGAGAGACATAAGGCTGCTCTAGAGCTATTCCATAAAATGCAAGCTTGTGGCCAACTTCCAGATCCCCAAACTTATGCTGTCTTGTTGGACGGCCTGTGTAAGAATGGATTAGTTGTTGAGGCAATAAAAGTGTTTCTTGAGATGGAAGACAAAACGTTGGGCAATTATATTGTGATTTACAACATTTTGATTGATGGTTTGTGTAATGTTCAGAATCTTGAAGTTGCAAGAGAACTCTTTTATAGTCTACCTGCAAAAGGATTGCAACCCAATGTTCGAACTTACAACATAATGCTCAAAGGGCTTTGCAAAGAGGGATTGCTAGAAGAAGCAAGTGAGatatttgagaaaatggatgggAGTGGTTGTTCACCTGACGATTGCACATATAACACAATAATCCAAGGGTTACTGCAACATAATGAGACATCAAAGGCAATtaaatatcttgaaataatGGTTGATAAGGGTTTTTCAGCAAATGCGACAGTTGCAAGCAAGTTTTTTGACTTGATGTCATCTAATCAAGTAGATAAGGACATTCAAGAATTTCTCCAGAAGCCTAAGTGA